A single window of Hyla sarda isolate aHylSar1 chromosome 2, aHylSar1.hap1, whole genome shotgun sequence DNA harbors:
- the LOC130358338 gene encoding uncharacterized protein LOC130358338: MELKGLGFVPLLLAFWCAAWLATSYIMKVVLGHAASPLMSISDVGNFFPESILFRIGFIGTSIGTLVLTFLIYKYMVMHTEEFRGHQVLIQRILLAIVWASCFSTAVMHVLSPEEYPRIHFVSTIISITCEALYYLGQSIQMYKLPGAKKVIHHSRCTCCGLTFVCVIFYFGYETLKELFYNDEDWDEIREIPIIIIEWVMLLLILINIVTYYSTMQRLLLTVSRNSCTLSLRVKIDDFGV, translated from the exons atggagctaaaaggactggggttcgtccccctcctgttggcgttttggtgtgcggcctggcttgccaccagctacatcatgaaggtcgtcctcggccatgcagcctcgccactgatgagcatcag tgacgtgggaaatttctttcccgaaagcatattattcagaattggattcatagggacgtccattggcactttggtactaacctttcttatttataagtatatggttatgcatactgaagagttcaggggtcatcaggtcctgatccagaggatcctgctggccattgtgtgggcctcctgtttttccacagctgttatgcatgtattgtcccccgaagaatatcccaggatacactttgtcagcacgataatttccattacatgtgaagccttatactaccttgggcagtccatccagatgtataaattaccaggagcaaaaaaagtcatccaccatagtagatgcacctgctgtggcctgacttttgtctgtgtaattttctattttggatatgaaacattaaaggaattattctataatgatgaagactgggacgagatccgtgaaatccccatcataatcatcgagtgggtgatgcttctactgatcctgataaacatcgtgacctattattccaccatgcagaggttattgttgaccgtctccagaaacagctgcacactctctcttagagtaaaaattgatgacttcggggtgtag